AAAAGCCGCCGGTGTACCAACAGGTGTTAAGTCTAAAGTGACGGGACATTTGAAAAACCTAATGGGACAAACTCGTGAGATTGAATTCAGAGAAGTGAAAGAAGGTAAGGCGGTTTATTATATTGCTCAAATCGGTGTACAAAGCAAAGAAACCGTTAATTTCATTATCAATATCAAGCCCGATGGTAATAAAGAAAAATACGAGATTAAATTTAGCAAGAAGTTTTAATCGACTTTAAATATCAGCCTGCTTATGCTTGCATACGCAGGCTGATATTGAATAATGAAAACACCCCAAATGCGATAATAATCGCTCCCGCTAATGAACGTACCCATGTTTTCCGAATAAATGCCGATAAACTGGTGGCAAATACGCCCATTGCTAGTAATAATGGCAAAGTACCTAGGCCAAAACTCAACATAAGCAAACCGCCTTCAATAGCACTGCCGGTGGATATTGCCCAAATTAGAATGGTATAAACCAAGCCACAGGGCAGCCAGCCCCATAAAGTGCCCAAGATAAAAGCCTGAAAAGGTGATTTAACAGGGATGAAGCGACGGCTAATGGGCTCTATTTTTTTCCAAATCACACCACCGGCTTTTTCTATTTGTCGCAGACCAAACCACCAACCACCAATATATAAACCTAGGGCAATCATAAAAAATGCCGCAAAAATTTGCAGGACGAATTGGACATTATTCAGCATGTTGAGGTTGGTGGCGAGCATACTGATACCGCCCACCAGCACACCCGCTAGGGTGTAGCTGAGTATTCGGCCACTATTATAGGCAATCAGATAGGGAAAACTGCCTTTTGCAGAGGGGGGAGAGTTCGCTAGAGAGGCTTCCTGTTTAATGCCAAAAGTGAGCGCACCAACAATCCCGCCACACATACCCAGACAATGCACACCACCTAATATACCGGCGATAAAGGCGGTGAGATAGGAAATTTCAACAGGCATTAGTGTTCTCTATCATGGCTTTTAATTACAACTCTCGGTCATAGGTCATTATGAGTGGTGCATGATCAGAAAAACGCTTTTCTTTATAAATTGATGTGGATTTTAATAACGGTGCAAGCGAGGGGGAGATGACCTGATAGTCAATACGCCATCCGGTGTTATTAGCCCAGGCCTGACCTCGGTTTGACCACCAGGTGTATTGGTGTTCTTGTTTATTTAATTCCCGAAATGCATCACAGAGGCCTATGGGATTTTCCACTGCAGTTTCAGAGTCAGCGTCAGGTTTATGCTCTGGCATACAAAACAATTGATCCAACCAAGCACGTTCTTCGGGCAAGCAGCCGGAACGTTTTTTATTGCCGGTGAAATTTTTAATATCAATGCGTTTGTGGACGATATTCCAGTCACCACAAACGATGTATTGACGCTCACTATCAGCCATGTCCTTCAGAATAGGCGTCATTTTCTCTAGAAATTCCATTTTTAATAATTGCCGTTCATCTTTGGAGGAACCGGAAGGTAAGTATAACGAGGCAATACTCAAGTCACCAAAGTCAGCCTGAATATAGCGACCTTCGCTATCGGCTACTTCCCAGCCCAGTCCTGTAGTAATTTTATCAGGCTCTTTTTTAGAGTAAATGGCGGTGCCGCTATAGCCTTTTTTCTCGGCATCAAAGAAATAACGAAAATAGCCCGGAGGTGAAAAGACTTCAGCATCGAGTTGATCGATTTGCGCTTTGGTTTCCTGAATACAAACCACATCTGGGGATTCTTTGAGCATCCAGTCAAAAAAACCTTTTTTGGCCGCAGCCCGGATACCATTGAGATTGGCTGAAATAACTTTCATCATATTTTTCTTGTTTTTGCCTGAGTGTTTTGTGAGTTATACCCGTGATACTGGGTGTATGGATAATAGGCGCAATTATAACTTAATCTAGGGTATAATTCATTGCTTCCTCCTTTCTAATTTAGCTAATACAGGTCAAATAATGCAAGATTATCAACGCGCTTTTATTGAATTTGCCATTAACAAAGGGGTACTTCGCTTCGGTGAATTCACCCTGAAGTCAGGACGTATCAGCCCCTATTTTTTTAATAGCGGCCTATTCGACACGGGTGGTTCATTGGCAAAACTAGGGCGTTTTTATGCCAGTGCATTAATCGATAATGCCATCGAATTTGATATGTTATTTGGTCCAGCCTATAAAGGCATCCCCTTGGCTGCAACCTGTTCTATCGCATTGGCAGATGAACATAATCGTGATTTGCCCTATAGTTTTAATCGTAAAGAAGCCAAAGATCATGGTGAGGGTGGCACAATTGTCGGTGCTGCTATGCAAGGCAAGGTCATGATCATTGATGATGTTATTTCGGCTGGTACTTCAGTGCGTGAATCCATTGATTTGATTAATCAAGCAAATGCTATCCCCGCAGGTGTAGTGATCGCATTGGATCGTCAAGAATTAGGTAAGGGCAATGTTTCTGCAATTGCTGAAATTGAAAGTAATTATAAAATGCCCGTGACCAGTATTATCAAGCTAGAACACTTAATTGCCTTTTTGCAGGACAATACTGAAATGGCACAATATTACGATAAAGTTCAGGCTTATCGGGATCGTTATGGGGCTTAGGTTACAGTCATGAACATATTACAGCCCTGAATGCACTAATTGCTCTTTTTCGTCCTGTGTTAAGACAATGGGGTTAGTCTGCATACTACTGGGGCTGATATTATCAACCAGTTTAGTAATGTCGTCAGTCGTGATGCCATAGGCTGATAAGGGAGCTAAGGCCATTTGTTCACTCCAATCTTTCAATAGTGTGAGCAATGCTTCTCTTGCCTGGGTATCGTTTAGATTTTCATTGTTAGTCAATAAACGGCCTAGTTTTGTATAGCGTTGCAGACCAATATTATCGGGTTCGCGCGCGAGCATGGCCTGAATATTAATTTCGGTTGCAACAGCTAATACCGTGCCACAAGCAATGCCATGAGGGATGGGGAAAAAAGCACCGAGAGGAGAAGCCAGTCCATGCACACTGCCCAAACCAACCTGCGCCAAGGTAATGCCGGAGATCAATGCGGCATAGGCCATATTGGCTCGAGCCTGCTGAATAGCTTCACTTTCATCACCTTCATTAGCATGATACCAAAGCAATAAACTATCACGCACGGCTTCAATGCCACTTAAGGCTAAGGCATCAGTGAATGGGTTTGCCTTAGTCGATAAATAGGATTCCATTAGCTGTGTGAGTGCATCCATACCATTGGCGGCAATTAATGTTTTCGGACAACTGGTTAATAAATCAGGGTCGATAATGGCGAATTGGGGAATTAATTGTTCATTGCGAAATGATTTTTTATAGCCCCGCTCGCCAATATCACTTAAGACGGAATTTTTTGTGGCTTCACTCCCCGTACCGGCAGTGGTTGGTACGGCAATAAAAGGTAGGGCAGGTCCGGCATAGTGCTTGCCTGCACCAACACCTTCTAGATAATTCATGACAGAATCACCGCTGGGCAATAATCCGGCAATGGCCTTGCCACAATCCAAGGCACTACCACCACCAATGGCCACGACGGATTGAATGTTGTGGGTAAAAAACTGTTTGACACTCTTATCGATGAATTGTGGTGAAGGTTCGCCACTGAAATTAAGATGAAACCATTGAATTTTTTGCCTTTCCAAGTCAAAAATAAGTTGTTCCCATCGTGGGCTTTGATAGAATGAATGTATGCCAGTGATAAGCAATACCTTTTGTCCATAGAGTGCAATTTTTTCAGGTAATTGCTTAATCGCACCCGATGCAAATTCGATGCGAGGAAAATGGGATAAACTAAATGAGTGCTTAGGCATAATATTTCATTTCGTGTTGATTAAAAGAAGAATAAGTTGGGTGGCACTCTAACATGAACTAATGGTCGAATAAAACGGCCATATACCCCTGATATTTGGAAGTGCAGACTTCGTTATTTTGACTAAAAGCCTCAATCATGTAGTACTTATACGCCCAGAGTAAGTGCCCTTGGGGTACAATCAATCGGCTCTAAATCAAAATGCCTCGCTGCATTTCTAAGTATCACGGGTATAATTCACTAAGAATTTATTGCATAGAAATTATATTTATTTTTTATGCTACAATATAAGTAATTTCTAATGTATTTGGTGTGTTTTAAAAAAAACAGACAAACAAACGATCAAAAAGGGATAGAGCAGTGAAAATTTGTGTTATAGGCGGTACGGGCTTTGTTGGAACTCAGCTGATCACGACACTCGTGGCGCAGGGGCATTCGATCAAAGTGATCACTAGAAGGCCGGAACGCAATCGCCACTTAAAAACCTTGCCTAATGTTAAAGTTATGAGCATTGATTTTTTTGGCAACAAAGTTTTAGAGCGTCAAATAGACACCTATGATGTGGTGATTAATCTGGCCGGTATTCTTAACCCTTCAGGTAAAAACACTTTTGAACAAGTGCACGAAAATATTGCGCTGCGAGTGGCGCAAGCCACACAGGCAGTGGGCACACCTCGATTCTTGCACATGAGTGCCTTACATGCGGATGCCAATGGCCCTAGCGAATATTTACGCTCTAAAGGCCGAGCGGTGAATAAGATCTTAGCCATAGAAGGGCTGAATACGACTATTTTTTCACCCTCGGTTATTTTTGGCCACGGTGATAGCTTCTTTAATCGCTTTGCTCAATTGTTGAATATGATGCCGATTGTTTTCCCTTTGACCTGTGCCAGTGCACGTTTTGCCCCTGTTTATGTGGGCGATGTGGTTGATGCCTTCATTAATAGCATTGATAAGCCAGAAACTTATGGCAAAAATTATGCCTTGTGTGGACCGCAGACCTATTCTTTGCAAGAGTTGGTTCAGTACACTGCACAACAAATTAATAGCAAATGCCTGATTGTGCCTTTGAACCGTTTTATATCCAAACCATTAGCCTTTATGATGGGACTATTTCCCGGTGCACCCATTACGCTGGATAATTTTAATAGTATGAGTGTACATAGTACCTGTTCTAATGAGTCACAAAATGAATTTACCCAGATCTTAAATGTGCAATTGCATAGTATTGATAGTGTAGTGCCTGCTTATCTGGCGGGACGTGACTTTACGGGACAGATGGATGTTTTTAGAAGTCAGTCAAGGCGTTAGGCTAGAAATAAATGAAGATCTATAAAGTCGGAGGTGCAGTCAGAGATAAATTGCTGGATAGAAAAGTGGTTGATCATGACTATGTGGTGGTGGGTGCTACCGTGGAAGATATGCTTGCTCTGGATTATACCCCTGTGGGAAAAGACTTTCCTGTTTTTTTACATCCACAAACGCATGAAGAATATGCGCTGGCAAGAACCGAGCGTAAAGTCGCTAAGGGCTATCATGGCTTTGAATTTTATGTCGCTGCGGATGTGAGTTTAGAAGACGATTTAGTGCGTCGAGATTTAACCATCAATGCCATTGCTGAAGATGAAGCGGGCAATCTTTATGATCCGCATCATGGTATTGATGATTTAAATGCCAGAGTGTTAAGGCATGTATCGCCTTCTTTTGCCGAAGACCCCTTGCGCGTTTTAAGAGTGGCACGTTTTGCGGCACGTTATTTTTCTTATGGTTTTACTATTGCTGATGAAACTATGGCTATGATGCAATGTCTGGTTGAACATGATGAAGTAGATGCTCTAGTGGCAGAACGTGTTTGGCAAGAAGTAGAAAAAGCATTATCCGATGATAATCCCTGGATATTTTTTCAAGTGTTACGCCAATGTGGTGCTTTAGCGCGTTTGTTGCCTGAAATAGAACAATTGTTTGGTGTGCCGCAGTCCAAACAATGGCATCCTGAAATTGACACGGGTGTGCATACCATGATGGTGTTGGAGCAAGCTGCTCGTTTGAGTAATGAATCGGTCGTGCGTTTTGCGGCACTCTTGCATGATTTGGGCAAGGGCATAACACCCAAAGAAGAATGGCCTAGGCACATCGCCCATGAATCGCGTGGTGTGCCATTGGTTAGGGCTGTTTGTGAGCGTTTAAAAGTACCGAAAAATTATACGGCTTTGGCTTTGCTAGTGACCGAATTTCATTTGAATTATCATCGTATCGATGAGTTGAAAAATGCTACTATTGTGGATTTGTTGTCCCGGCTGGATGCCTTTCGACGCCCCCAACGCTTTGAGCATTTTTTATTAGCCTGTGAAGCGGATGCGAAGGGCAGAACGGGTTATGAAAATAGCTCGGATGAAAAAACTCAGCGCTTTCGTGCTTGTTTTCAGGCTGCTGATCAGGTTAATACCAAGGATATTGTTGCTCAGGGTTTTAAGGGACAGGATATTGCTGAGCAACTCAGGATAAAACGCATTGCGGCAGTTAAGGTGTGTCGGCATTAGATTTTAGTCAATGTTGCTACGTTGAATCAGATACTCTTTTGGGTACTCACTC
This genomic window from sulfur-oxidizing endosymbiont of Gigantopelta aegis contains:
- a CDS encoding DUF4426 domain-containing protein, whose amino-acid sequence is MKYFKSALILSTALAFLILATVSQASNSKEYDDYIVYYNAFPTDSLPQAMTKQYGLKRSKNYAMINISVMEKAAGVPTGVKSKVTGHLKNLMGQTREIEFREVKEGKAVYYIAQIGVQSKETVNFIINIKPDGNKEKYEIKFSKKF
- a CDS encoding sulfite exporter TauE/SafE family protein, which produces MPVEISYLTAFIAGILGGVHCLGMCGGIVGALTFGIKQEASLANSPPSAKGSFPYLIAYNSGRILSYTLAGVLVGGISMLATNLNMLNNVQFVLQIFAAFFMIALGLYIGGWWFGLRQIEKAGGVIWKKIEPISRRFIPVKSPFQAFILGTLWGWLPCGLVYTILIWAISTGSAIEGGLLMLSFGLGTLPLLLAMGVFATSLSAFIRKTWVRSLAGAIIIAFGVFSLFNISLRMQA
- a CDS encoding exodeoxyribonuclease III; translated protein: MKVISANLNGIRAAAKKGFFDWMLKESPDVVCIQETKAQIDQLDAEVFSPPGYFRYFFDAEKKGYSGTAIYSKKEPDKITTGLGWEVADSEGRYIQADFGDLSIASLYLPSGSSKDERQLLKMEFLEKMTPILKDMADSERQYIVCGDWNIVHKRIDIKNFTGNKKRSGCLPEERAWLDQLFCMPEHKPDADSETAVENPIGLCDAFRELNKQEHQYTWWSNRGQAWANNTGWRIDYQVISPSLAPLLKSTSIYKEKRFSDHAPLIMTYDREL
- the pyrE gene encoding orotate phosphoribosyltransferase; translated protein: MQDYQRAFIEFAINKGVLRFGEFTLKSGRISPYFFNSGLFDTGGSLAKLGRFYASALIDNAIEFDMLFGPAYKGIPLAATCSIALADEHNRDLPYSFNRKEAKDHGEGGTIVGAAMQGKVMIIDDVISAGTSVRESIDLINQANAIPAGVVIALDRQELGKGNVSAIAEIESNYKMPVTSIIKLEHLIAFLQDNTEMAQYYDKVQAYRDRYGA
- a CDS encoding iron-containing alcohol dehydrogenase, whose amino-acid sequence is MPKHSFSLSHFPRIEFASGAIKQLPEKIALYGQKVLLITGIHSFYQSPRWEQLIFDLERQKIQWFHLNFSGEPSPQFIDKSVKQFFTHNIQSVVAIGGGSALDCGKAIAGLLPSGDSVMNYLEGVGAGKHYAGPALPFIAVPTTAGTGSEATKNSVLSDIGERGYKKSFRNEQLIPQFAIIDPDLLTSCPKTLIAANGMDALTQLMESYLSTKANPFTDALALSGIEAVRDSLLLWYHANEGDESEAIQQARANMAYAALISGITLAQVGLGSVHGLASPLGAFFPIPHGIACGTVLAVATEINIQAMLAREPDNIGLQRYTKLGRLLTNNENLNDTQAREALLTLLKDWSEQMALAPLSAYGITTDDITKLVDNISPSSMQTNPIVLTQDEKEQLVHSGL
- a CDS encoding complex I NDUFA9 subunit family protein, whose amino-acid sequence is MKICVIGGTGFVGTQLITTLVAQGHSIKVITRRPERNRHLKTLPNVKVMSIDFFGNKVLERQIDTYDVVINLAGILNPSGKNTFEQVHENIALRVAQATQAVGTPRFLHMSALHADANGPSEYLRSKGRAVNKILAIEGLNTTIFSPSVIFGHGDSFFNRFAQLLNMMPIVFPLTCASARFAPVYVGDVVDAFINSIDKPETYGKNYALCGPQTYSLQELVQYTAQQINSKCLIVPLNRFISKPLAFMMGLFPGAPITLDNFNSMSVHSTCSNESQNEFTQILNVQLHSIDSVVPAYLAGRDFTGQMDVFRSQSRR
- a CDS encoding multifunctional CCA addition/repair protein; translated protein: MKIYKVGGAVRDKLLDRKVVDHDYVVVGATVEDMLALDYTPVGKDFPVFLHPQTHEEYALARTERKVAKGYHGFEFYVAADVSLEDDLVRRDLTINAIAEDEAGNLYDPHHGIDDLNARVLRHVSPSFAEDPLRVLRVARFAARYFSYGFTIADETMAMMQCLVEHDEVDALVAERVWQEVEKALSDDNPWIFFQVLRQCGALARLLPEIEQLFGVPQSKQWHPEIDTGVHTMMVLEQAARLSNESVVRFAALLHDLGKGITPKEEWPRHIAHESRGVPLVRAVCERLKVPKNYTALALLVTEFHLNYHRIDELKNATIVDLLSRLDAFRRPQRFEHFLLACEADAKGRTGYENSSDEKTQRFRACFQAADQVNTKDIVAQGFKGQDIAEQLRIKRIAAVKVCRH